The following are encoded together in the Pseudoalteromonas shioyasakiensis genome:
- a CDS encoding efflux RND transporter periplasmic adaptor subunit, whose translation MASKKQIILPIAVLVGGLGMAFAFASMKQPPVEKPEQDLRPLVSIKPLSFDAITLDVKSYGIVKPKNQTELVAQVSGQVVSLSDQFVQGGFVKQGDILARIDPNDYEAALIEAEAGLAQASSALEIERAQVSVAQAEWDRIKGDSNQVIPSELYLRKPQLAEKLASYRAAQASVKRAKRNLERTYIKAPYDAIIDERLISLGSVVNPGNSFGSLSSTSLAEIRLPVADKDLQYLNNQGIGASVSINAEFAGKQTTWQATIVRSEGVVDQRSRMNYLVAQVATPYEQKQPLRFGSYINATIEGRALDNAIVVPHHLVKDKKVAVLQDGETLTFKTLNIIREQNGMVIADNGLANGEQLITSALEYPTEGMAVKLDDATLSVPTTQLALKEE comes from the coding sequence GTGGCTAGTAAAAAACAAATCATTCTCCCTATCGCCGTATTAGTCGGCGGACTTGGAATGGCATTCGCATTTGCCTCTATGAAGCAACCGCCAGTCGAAAAACCAGAACAAGATCTGCGCCCGCTTGTATCAATCAAACCGTTAAGCTTTGACGCTATTACCCTTGATGTAAAATCATACGGTATCGTTAAACCTAAAAACCAAACTGAGCTTGTTGCGCAAGTGAGTGGTCAGGTTGTGTCGTTATCAGATCAATTCGTACAAGGTGGATTTGTTAAGCAAGGCGACATTCTAGCACGTATTGACCCAAATGATTACGAAGCGGCACTCATTGAAGCTGAAGCCGGTTTGGCACAAGCAAGCTCAGCGCTTGAGATAGAACGTGCACAGGTGTCAGTTGCGCAAGCTGAGTGGGACCGCATCAAAGGTGACTCAAACCAAGTTATTCCATCTGAGCTTTATTTACGTAAACCACAACTTGCTGAAAAACTTGCAAGTTACCGCGCTGCGCAAGCGAGTGTAAAACGCGCAAAACGTAATCTTGAGCGCACATACATTAAAGCGCCTTACGATGCGATTATTGACGAGCGACTAATTAGTTTAGGCAGTGTAGTAAACCCAGGTAACAGCTTTGGTAGTCTGAGCTCAACGTCATTGGCTGAAATTCGTTTACCTGTAGCAGATAAAGATCTGCAATACCTAAATAACCAAGGTATTGGCGCCAGCGTATCAATTAACGCTGAATTTGCAGGTAAACAAACAACCTGGCAAGCAACTATCGTACGTAGCGAAGGAGTTGTGGACCAACGTAGTCGCATGAATTACTTGGTAGCGCAAGTAGCAACGCCTTATGAGCAAAAGCAGCCATTACGTTTTGGCTCATACATTAATGCCACTATCGAAGGCCGAGCGCTGGATAATGCGATTGTTGTTCCGCACCATTTAGTTAAAGACAAAAAAGTCGCTGTTTTACAAGATGGCGAAACGCTTACCTTTAAAACACTTAACATCATTCGCGAACAAAATGGCATGGTGATCGCCGATAATGGCCTTGCTAACGGTGAGCAACTTATTACCTCGGCACTTGAATACCCAACTGAAGGCATGGCGGTTAAGCTAGATGACGCAACACTGAGTGTGCCAACAACGCAGTTAGCGTTAAAAGAGGAATAA
- a CDS encoding L,D-transpeptidase family protein, producing the protein MKILRYTALVSCLSICMPVLAENQYLQQQLEPILIGESHSIERQQIHSPEMTVATYKANNFERVWDNAKYAKQALNLIAQAELEGLSPNDYHFDTLMALINEIDKRGADAVKAQFDVLMTDAVMTYAKHLIRGKVNPKQLAATWNYEQFDVSPDAAAASLLKHVKSKSLDKGLENLKPVLPHYKRLKDALVFYRELDATGELPDFALQNKVLKPGESDPAVPLLRQKLKRLKYFEGSNSDATDYNDELVAAVKRFQNAHQVADDGVIGNATLKLLNKDYSEYVDDILVNLERIRWVDNTLTERFLVVNIAGYLLYLFEDNKLKWQTNVVVGRNYTKTPIFKGQMSYIVMNPTWTVPRSISGGIIKKMKENPNYLNEKDFVVVDSRRNPVDSESIDWPNASRKNFPYWFVQQPSENNSLGQIKFMFPNKYSIYLHDTPAKSLFQQDQRAFSHGCVRVDDPFTLAEKILETSDNWSRSEIDDAIAAKETKKVSLSKPLDVLLMYWTVAGNDEGLQFYTDVYNRDGALLKALTTPLANNTI; encoded by the coding sequence ATGAAAATTCTACGCTACACAGCTTTGGTTAGTTGTTTATCCATTTGTATGCCTGTGCTGGCCGAAAACCAATACTTACAACAACAGCTTGAGCCTATTCTGATTGGTGAGTCTCACAGTATAGAAAGACAACAAATCCACTCCCCTGAAATGACCGTTGCCACCTATAAAGCAAATAATTTTGAACGAGTATGGGACAACGCAAAATATGCCAAGCAAGCGCTCAACTTAATTGCGCAAGCAGAACTTGAAGGGCTATCTCCTAACGACTATCACTTTGATACATTAATGGCGCTGATCAACGAAATAGATAAACGCGGAGCGGATGCCGTCAAAGCCCAGTTTGATGTACTAATGACAGATGCAGTCATGACCTATGCAAAACACTTAATTCGCGGAAAAGTAAACCCAAAACAACTAGCAGCCACATGGAACTATGAACAGTTTGATGTCAGCCCAGATGCCGCAGCGGCCTCATTACTTAAACATGTAAAATCCAAAAGCCTTGATAAGGGACTTGAAAACCTCAAGCCTGTTTTACCTCATTATAAGCGCTTAAAAGACGCCCTCGTGTTTTACCGAGAGCTTGATGCCACTGGCGAGTTACCAGACTTCGCACTGCAAAACAAAGTATTAAAACCCGGCGAATCAGACCCAGCAGTTCCGCTTTTAAGACAAAAGTTAAAACGACTAAAGTATTTTGAAGGCAGTAACAGTGACGCCACGGATTATAACGATGAGCTAGTAGCAGCAGTTAAACGCTTTCAAAATGCGCATCAAGTTGCTGATGACGGTGTGATTGGCAACGCCACTTTAAAACTACTCAATAAAGATTACAGTGAATATGTTGATGATATTTTAGTGAACCTAGAGCGTATTCGTTGGGTTGATAATACCCTTACAGAGCGCTTCTTAGTGGTAAATATCGCAGGCTATTTGCTGTATTTATTTGAAGACAATAAATTAAAATGGCAAACCAATGTAGTTGTAGGCAGAAACTACACCAAAACCCCAATATTTAAAGGGCAAATGAGCTATATCGTGATGAATCCAACGTGGACAGTACCGCGGAGTATTTCAGGTGGCATCATCAAAAAAATGAAAGAAAACCCAAACTACTTAAACGAGAAAGACTTTGTTGTGGTTGATAGTCGCCGTAACCCAGTTGATAGCGAGAGTATTGATTGGCCGAATGCTAGCCGCAAAAACTTCCCGTATTGGTTTGTACAACAGCCTTCAGAGAATAATTCATTAGGGCAAATCAAGTTTATGTTCCCAAATAAATACTCAATCTATTTGCACGATACCCCTGCAAAAAGTTTATTCCAGCAAGACCAACGTGCATTTAGCCACGGCTGTGTCAGAGTTGATGACCCCTTCACCTTAGCTGAGAAAATATTAGAAACATCAGATAATTGGAGCCGTAGTGAAATTGATGACGCCATTGCGGCAAAAGAAACTAAAAAAGTCAGCTTATCAAAACCGCTAGACGTACTTTTAATGTATTGGACCGTTGCGGGTAACGACGAGGGCCTACAATTTTATACCGACGTTTATAATCGTGATGGCGCGTTATTAAAAGCACTCACCACGCCATTAGCAAACAATACAATTTAG
- a CDS encoding alpha/beta hydrolase — translation MRFILCIFYISVLSGCQSFIAYQITQPVQEISYGGPDDPMLNTVYEGIPHKTCNTTHECLAGRIFSHNDLIEYFEQGEQFGITFQLKSKEEMETFETTLTSINGAKQKNDSAIIVFPGYGVSSLIYSFQARWLSHFTGKDVILMPASNQYSEFKFGLNSLDVLKHFLNTNQYQQIDILSYSMGSIAAMQLAKQMPNVNQQIMVAPIVHFNTALMSVAKNYHPSLSYFVEDDDFKNAAKDVIQDSGIDESQLDLIALLNGKQSANRTTLYVSNADPISPAGYWLALQNKSVSVVHYSNLDHTRMVSLINQAMRNEVLHRLM, via the coding sequence ATGCGCTTTATCCTCTGCATTTTTTATATTTCAGTCCTCAGTGGTTGTCAGAGTTTTATTGCTTATCAAATCACTCAACCTGTACAAGAGATATCTTACGGTGGCCCTGACGACCCAATGTTGAATACCGTTTACGAAGGCATACCTCACAAAACATGTAACACTACACATGAATGTTTAGCAGGTAGAATATTTTCCCATAATGATTTAATCGAATATTTTGAGCAAGGTGAACAATTTGGCATAACTTTTCAACTTAAATCAAAAGAGGAAATGGAAACATTTGAAACAACTTTGACCTCTATAAATGGTGCCAAACAGAAAAACGATTCAGCGATTATAGTATTCCCAGGTTATGGTGTGAGTAGTTTGATTTATAGTTTTCAAGCTCGTTGGCTAAGCCATTTTACTGGCAAAGATGTCATCCTAATGCCTGCGAGCAATCAGTATAGTGAATTCAAATTTGGTTTAAACAGTCTTGATGTACTAAAGCATTTTTTAAATACCAACCAATACCAACAAATTGATATTTTAAGTTATTCAATGGGCAGTATTGCTGCTATGCAACTTGCAAAGCAAATGCCTAATGTAAATCAACAAATAATGGTTGCACCAATTGTGCATTTTAACACTGCATTAATGTCGGTAGCTAAAAATTATCACCCATCCTTAAGCTACTTTGTCGAAGATGATGATTTTAAAAACGCAGCAAAAGATGTAATTCAAGACAGTGGTATTGATGAGTCACAGCTTGATTTAATCGCCCTACTGAACGGCAAACAATCAGCTAATAGAACAACACTCTACGTTAGTAACGCAGACCCAATAAGCCCCGCTGGTTATTGGCTAGCACTTCAAAATAAGAGTGTATCTGTTGTGCATTACAGTAATTTAGACCACACCAGAATGGTAAGCCTTATCAACCAAGCCATGCGCAATGAGGTTTTACACCGATTAATGTAA
- the ribB gene encoding 3,4-dihydroxy-2-butanone-4-phosphate synthase — MQSSLLSQFGEPLERVERAIAALQQGEGVLVVDDENRENEGDFVYSAQHLTTEQMAMMIREGSGIVCLCMGDERVKQLDLPQMVEHNTSQNKTAYTVTIEAKTGVTTGVSAADRVTTIKAATADNAKPEDLSRPGHVFGLRAQTGGVLVRRGHTEASVDLMQLAGLTPFGVICELTNPDGSMARLPEVSKFASEHNMPVVSIEDLVAYIQATQKQAC; from the coding sequence ATTCAGTCTTCTTTACTCAGCCAATTTGGCGAACCACTTGAACGCGTTGAACGTGCTATTGCTGCCTTGCAGCAAGGTGAAGGCGTACTTGTAGTAGATGACGAAAACCGTGAAAACGAAGGTGATTTTGTGTATTCAGCACAGCACCTGACCACAGAGCAAATGGCCATGATGATCCGTGAAGGTAGCGGTATTGTGTGTCTTTGCATGGGCGATGAGCGTGTTAAACAGCTTGATTTACCACAAATGGTTGAGCATAACACCAGCCAGAACAAAACAGCGTATACAGTGACCATTGAAGCTAAAACGGGCGTGACAACCGGCGTTTCAGCAGCTGATCGTGTAACCACCATTAAAGCGGCAACAGCAGACAATGCAAAGCCTGAAGATTTATCTCGCCCAGGACATGTGTTTGGACTGCGTGCACAAACGGGTGGTGTATTAGTTCGCCGTGGCCATACTGAGGCATCGGTTGATTTAATGCAGTTAGCTGGTTTAACACCGTTTGGTGTTATTTGTGAATTAACGAATCCAGATGGTTCAATGGCTCGCTTGCCGGAAGTAAGCAAGTTTGCCAGTGAGCACAACATGCCCGTTGTTTCGATTGAAGATTTAGTTGCTTATATCCAAGCAACGCAAAAACAGGCGTGTTAA
- a CDS encoding serine hydrolase domain-containing protein has product MNIFFKKLRLLVVFYLLAISSLAYSQNMQAEMADFINGFHNFKQFNGNVLVAKDGKVLFEQSVGYANFEWDLKHSDKSKFRIGSITKQFTAMLILQLAQDGKLKLDDHLATYLPDYRQDIATKITLRQILNHTSGLGNYTQAKSFRDEFSRNPYSVDEFIRLLCSDDLMFEPGTEFRYSNSGYFILGAVIEKVTGQKYQDVLQKNILDPLDMKDTGYDSHNKIIKFRVSGYDNGLAGYSNTDYLDMSIPYAAGSMYSTARDLLKWDQALYTDKLLNKEYKKQMYHVSEQRNYALGWEVTNLDKSTYGKPLTRIQHGGGINGFNAFISRIIEDKLLVIILNNTGGAPLTPMTNGLLAIYYGKPYENATEHVDSKLYNVFKREGIAGLKNTYQQMVSEGNTPRERSLNYFGYELMQMNELDAAITVFELNNQSYPKSANTFDSLGEAYLAAGDKQKALTSYKSALKLNPDSESAKQAIEKLK; this is encoded by the coding sequence ATGAACATATTCTTTAAGAAATTAAGATTGCTTGTAGTTTTTTATTTACTCGCAATTTCAAGCCTCGCATATAGCCAAAACATGCAAGCGGAGATGGCTGACTTTATTAATGGCTTTCATAACTTCAAGCAGTTTAATGGCAATGTGTTAGTTGCAAAAGATGGAAAAGTACTATTTGAACAAAGCGTTGGCTATGCAAACTTTGAATGGGATTTAAAGCATAGTGATAAAAGTAAATTTAGAATTGGTTCAATTACCAAACAATTTACCGCCATGCTAATCCTACAATTGGCACAAGATGGTAAACTTAAACTCGATGATCACCTTGCAACATATCTCCCTGATTACAGACAAGATATAGCCACTAAAATTACCCTTCGCCAAATACTTAATCACACCTCTGGTCTTGGAAATTATACTCAGGCAAAATCGTTTCGTGATGAGTTCAGCCGAAACCCTTACAGTGTTGATGAATTTATTCGCTTGCTATGTAGTGATGATCTCATGTTCGAACCCGGCACTGAATTTCGTTATAGCAATTCTGGCTACTTTATTTTGGGTGCGGTAATCGAAAAGGTAACAGGTCAAAAATATCAAGACGTATTACAGAAGAATATTTTAGATCCACTCGATATGAAGGATACAGGCTATGATTCTCACAATAAAATCATTAAATTTCGCGTATCGGGTTACGACAATGGCCTAGCAGGTTATAGCAATACTGATTATTTAGATATGTCTATCCCGTATGCTGCTGGGTCTATGTACTCAACAGCACGAGATTTACTAAAATGGGATCAAGCTCTCTACACGGATAAGTTATTGAACAAAGAGTATAAGAAGCAGATGTATCACGTTTCTGAGCAAAGAAATTATGCGCTTGGTTGGGAAGTAACAAACCTTGATAAAAGCACCTACGGAAAACCCCTAACACGTATTCAACATGGCGGTGGTATCAATGGTTTTAATGCATTTATAAGTAGAATAATCGAAGACAAATTACTGGTTATCATTTTAAATAATACAGGTGGTGCGCCACTCACCCCCATGACTAATGGCTTACTTGCAATCTACTATGGCAAACCCTACGAAAATGCGACAGAGCATGTAGATAGTAAACTTTATAACGTATTTAAACGTGAAGGTATTGCTGGACTGAAGAATACCTATCAGCAAATGGTGAGTGAGGGTAATACGCCTAGAGAAAGGTCGCTAAACTACTTTGGCTATGAATTGATGCAGATGAATGAGCTAGACGCGGCAATAACAGTGTTTGAACTCAATAATCAATCTTATCCAAAATCAGCAAATACATTTGACAGTTTAGGTGAAGCATATTTAGCAGCTGGTGATAAACAAAAAGCATTAACAAGTTACAAAAGTGCGTTAAAACTTAATCCTGACAGTGAAAGTGCTAAACAGGCAATTGAGAAATTAAAATAA
- a CDS encoding YkgJ family cysteine cluster protein, whose translation MACRLGCGACCIAPSISSPIPGMPNGKAAGERCIQLDDNNLCKLFGDESRPKVCSDFSATIDVCGTTNEQALYLITELEQMT comes from the coding sequence ATGGCATGTAGATTAGGCTGTGGCGCCTGTTGTATTGCACCCAGTATTAGCTCACCGATCCCAGGAATGCCCAACGGCAAAGCAGCGGGGGAGCGCTGTATTCAACTTGATGATAATAACCTATGTAAATTATTTGGTGATGAATCAAGGCCTAAGGTGTGTAGTGACTTTTCTGCTACCATAGATGTATGTGGCACCACCAATGAACAAGCACTTTATTTAATTACTGAACTTGAGCAAATGACTTAA
- a CDS encoding efflux RND transporter permease subunit: protein MTTHREKGLIAWFARNPVAANLLMIFILVGGLLTAMSVRKQMFPQFESNWISIQAVYPGAAPQEVEEGITIKVEESLEGLEGIKRLITYSNRGFSQAWIEIEEKYDPQEVLDEIKMQVDSINTFPAEMERPIVRREKFEQEVMILALYGDMSNYQLKELGNDIKDELQALPQINLVNFYSGLNYEIGIEISPDKLREYGLTFRDIATAVRSFSANMSAGQIRSENGYISMRVENQAYRGKEFENLPLLHLPDGAQVFLGDVATINDGFEEGLQYSKYNGKNSLTFEVNASKDQDITKVAAVLKKYLADKAPQLPAGVKLSPIVDLTYYLEGRLNMMIDNMVWGGILVMVVLALFLPLRLAFWVMMGLPVSFLGAFLMMPLGFIDITVNLASLFAFILVLGIVVDDAIVVGESASAEIEKHGHSLDNVVRGVKRVAIPATFGVLTTIAAFLPQTLASGPGSAFSKAIGGVIILCLIFSLIESKLILPAHLAAMKNKPANPKNPLHRLRLGMDKGLKNFVDNYYTPFIGRCIHYRYTVIVGFICVLIVSGGMFAGGLVKFVANPKIPHDFPRISVEMNLSSSEQATLETAQTIEKLILDVDKQLEEQYGQAMIRDLSVSLRGRTSARIMAILVEPDLRPIDTFQLSAMWREQMPPLPGVKTLNIEDSIMNGGRDDGDVSFRLEGKDINKLKEVAAKLKEKLNSMQGVGDVNDSLQSATDEVQLELKPLAYSLGLTLSDVASQVSFSYYGLEAQRILRDGEEIKVMIRYPRESRNAVSDITDARIITPTGVEVPLAEVAKVNIVDGVNRIRRENAKRTVNVWAAVNTDQAEPFAIAKEIRDEYLPSLLKSYPGVESNVAGRIQEEMDSVAEQVRDFALSMMIIFALLAIPLRSYSQPFIIMSVIPFGVIGAMFGHMILGMTMSSLSVFGIIAVAGVVVNDSLVMVDFVNKARAEGVAIKEAVMQAGARRFRAILLTSITTFIGVLPIIMETSLQAKIVIPMAVSLAFGVLFATVITLILIPCQYVALEDFKRLISKLRGKKAEPEAKLQTTSN, encoded by the coding sequence ATGACCACGCACAGAGAAAAAGGGCTTATTGCCTGGTTTGCACGCAACCCAGTTGCAGCAAACTTACTTATGATTTTCATTTTAGTGGGTGGCTTATTGACAGCAATGTCGGTGCGTAAGCAAATGTTCCCACAATTTGAAAGTAACTGGATCAGTATTCAAGCTGTTTATCCGGGGGCTGCGCCGCAAGAGGTAGAAGAAGGCATCACCATTAAGGTCGAAGAGTCTTTAGAAGGTCTCGAAGGCATTAAACGTTTAATTACCTATTCGAACCGTGGTTTTTCACAAGCTTGGATAGAAATTGAAGAAAAGTACGACCCTCAAGAAGTACTCGATGAAATCAAAATGCAGGTTGATTCAATCAATACCTTCCCTGCTGAGATGGAACGCCCAATTGTTCGCCGTGAAAAGTTTGAGCAAGAAGTTATGATACTCGCGCTGTATGGCGATATGAGTAACTACCAGCTCAAAGAGCTTGGTAACGACATAAAAGATGAGCTACAAGCTTTACCACAAATTAACTTGGTCAACTTTTACAGTGGCTTAAACTACGAAATTGGCATTGAAATCAGCCCAGATAAACTACGTGAGTATGGTTTAACTTTCCGTGATATTGCCACAGCCGTTCGCAGTTTCTCTGCCAATATGTCAGCAGGCCAAATTCGCTCTGAAAATGGCTATATTTCGATGCGTGTTGAAAACCAAGCGTATCGTGGTAAAGAGTTCGAAAATCTGCCTTTATTACACTTACCAGATGGTGCACAAGTTTTCTTAGGTGATGTAGCAACAATTAACGACGGTTTTGAAGAAGGCTTACAATACTCTAAGTACAACGGTAAAAACTCACTGACTTTTGAAGTAAATGCGTCGAAAGATCAAGACATCACTAAAGTTGCTGCGGTATTAAAAAAATACCTTGCAGATAAAGCGCCACAGCTTCCTGCTGGTGTAAAACTATCACCGATTGTTGATTTAACTTACTACCTTGAAGGTCGTCTAAACATGATGATCGACAACATGGTGTGGGGTGGTATTTTAGTAATGGTGGTTCTAGCCCTATTCTTGCCACTACGCTTAGCGTTTTGGGTAATGATGGGCTTACCTGTGTCATTCCTAGGTGCATTTTTAATGATGCCACTGGGCTTTATAGATATTACTGTTAACTTAGCTTCTTTATTCGCGTTTATACTGGTGCTCGGGATAGTCGTTGATGATGCTATCGTCGTCGGTGAGTCTGCCAGTGCTGAAATTGAAAAGCATGGTCACAGCCTAGATAACGTAGTACGCGGCGTAAAACGCGTTGCGATTCCTGCAACCTTTGGGGTGTTAACCACGATTGCCGCATTTTTACCACAAACACTGGCATCAGGCCCTGGCTCTGCGTTTTCTAAAGCCATTGGTGGTGTAATTATCCTATGTTTAATTTTCTCACTAATTGAGTCAAAACTAATTTTACCGGCTCACTTAGCAGCCATGAAAAATAAACCTGCGAACCCTAAAAATCCATTACATCGCTTACGTTTAGGTATGGATAAAGGCCTCAAGAACTTTGTTGATAATTACTACACACCATTTATTGGTCGCTGTATTCATTACCGTTACACCGTAATTGTTGGCTTTATCTGTGTACTTATTGTTAGTGGCGGTATGTTCGCTGGTGGTTTAGTGAAATTTGTTGCGAACCCTAAAATTCCACATGATTTCCCACGTATCTCAGTTGAAATGAACTTATCTTCGTCTGAGCAAGCAACCCTTGAGACAGCGCAAACAATTGAAAAGCTGATTTTAGATGTCGATAAGCAACTTGAAGAGCAATATGGTCAAGCGATGATCCGCGATTTATCGGTTAGTTTACGCGGTCGTACAAGTGCACGCATTATGGCGATTTTGGTTGAACCAGACTTACGCCCTATTGATACCTTCCAATTAAGTGCAATGTGGCGCGAACAAATGCCACCATTGCCAGGTGTGAAAACGCTTAATATTGAAGACAGTATCATGAATGGCGGCCGTGATGACGGTGATGTTAGCTTTCGCTTAGAAGGCAAAGATATCAATAAGCTCAAAGAAGTTGCTGCTAAGTTAAAAGAAAAGCTAAATAGCATGCAAGGCGTAGGTGATGTAAATGACTCATTACAATCTGCAACTGACGAGGTTCAACTTGAACTTAAACCGCTTGCTTACAGCTTAGGTTTAACCCTATCGGATGTGGCATCACAAGTTAGCTTTAGCTACTACGGTTTAGAAGCACAACGTATTTTACGTGACGGTGAAGAGATCAAAGTAATGATCCGCTACCCTCGTGAATCACGAAACGCAGTAAGTGACATCACAGATGCACGTATCATTACGCCAACGGGTGTTGAAGTACCACTTGCTGAAGTTGCTAAAGTTAACATTGTTGATGGTGTAAACCGTATTCGCCGTGAAAACGCTAAACGTACTGTAAACGTTTGGGCTGCGGTTAATACTGACCAAGCTGAACCATTTGCCATTGCAAAAGAAATTCGTGACGAATACTTACCTAGCCTACTGAAAAGCTACCCAGGTGTAGAAAGTAATGTGGCAGGTCGTATTCAAGAAGAAATGGATAGTGTGGCAGAACAAGTACGTGATTTTGCTTTATCAATGATGATTATCTTTGCGTTACTTGCTATTCCACTACGCTCGTACTCACAGCCATTTATTATCATGTCGGTAATTCCATTCGGTGTAATTGGTGCAATGTTCGGTCATATGATTTTAGGTATGACAATGAGTAGCTTATCGGTATTTGGTATTATCGCGGTTGCAGGTGTGGTCGTAAACGACTCGCTAGTGATGGTCGACTTTGTCAATAAAGCTCGCGCTGAAGGTGTTGCAATCAAAGAGGCTGTAATGCAAGCCGGTGCCCGCCGTTTTAGAGCGATATTACTGACCTCAATAACGACCTTTATTGGTGTATTACCAATCATTATGGAAACAAGCTTACAAGCAAAAATCGTTATCCCAATGGCTGTATCTCTAGCATTCGGGGTGTTATTTGCAACGGTCATTACGCTTATTTTAATCCCTTGTCAGTACGTCGCGTTAGAAGACTTTAAACGCTTAATTAGCAAGCTAAGAGGTAAAAAAGCAGAGCCAGAAGCAAAATTACAAACAACCAGTAATTAA
- a CDS encoding D-Ala-D-Ala carboxypeptidase family metallohydrolase, protein MYFSRIILSVCLALTTCSVAAIELTDSLHSLVLDAKQVLILDNTADFAPTAVSDVETERLGPNSIAVYAPENAGFYNLVLSNNITLKQVLVIVKKPFNANNKQLNNYQIGLYPAPYKGYTQYSAPNGFIEIFEKDLTRQLTPHVQVKNVICKQVSGFPKYLYVNNDGLLMLEELLTFVQNEGIKVSKFAFISGYRTPHYNRSIGNGKHSRHQYGDAFDLYIDEDGDGRMDDLNGDGKLTIADVDVLYKAFEKFQKHSRYTGGIGRYKPASHHGGFVHIDNRGFTARW, encoded by the coding sequence ATGTATTTCAGCCGTATTATTTTAAGTGTGTGCTTAGCGTTAACTACATGCTCTGTTGCTGCTATTGAATTAACTGACTCGCTGCACAGCCTAGTACTTGATGCAAAACAAGTGCTAATACTTGATAACACGGCTGATTTTGCTCCAACTGCAGTATCAGATGTTGAGACAGAGCGGTTAGGGCCAAATAGCATTGCCGTTTATGCCCCAGAAAATGCAGGGTTTTATAACCTAGTATTGAGCAACAATATTACCCTCAAACAGGTACTCGTTATAGTAAAAAAGCCATTCAATGCCAACAATAAGCAGTTGAATAATTACCAAATAGGCCTATACCCTGCACCTTATAAAGGCTACACACAATACAGTGCGCCAAACGGGTTTATAGAAATTTTTGAGAAAGACCTAACACGCCAGCTGACTCCTCATGTGCAAGTTAAAAATGTAATTTGTAAGCAAGTGAGTGGCTTTCCAAAGTATCTTTATGTCAACAACGATGGCTTGTTGATGCTCGAAGAGCTGCTCACGTTTGTACAAAATGAAGGGATTAAAGTAAGCAAATTTGCCTTTATCAGCGGCTATAGAACCCCCCATTACAATCGCTCAATTGGTAATGGTAAACACAGCCGACACCAATATGGCGATGCCTTTGACCTTTATATAGACGAAGATGGTGATGGCCGAATGGACGATTTAAATGGCGATGGTAAACTAACGATTGCTGATGTTGATGTGCTTTATAAGGCGTTCGAAAAATTTCAAAAACACAGTCGCTATACTGGCGGTATTGGCCGCTATAAACCCGCCTCCCACCACGGTGGTTTTGTTCACATAGATAATCGTGGATTTACCGCTAGGTGGTAA